A region of Actinobacillus porcitonsillarum DNA encodes the following proteins:
- a CDS encoding DUF1414 domain-containing protein, translated as MAIQSKYKSEQLDELLKDLFIVLEKHKAPADLSLMALGNMVTNILHNSAKDQAQRERLAEAFAATLKNALKSAN; from the coding sequence ATGGCAATTCAATCTAAATATAAAAGCGAACAATTAGACGAACTTCTTAAAGATCTTTTTATCGTATTAGAAAAGCATAAAGCACCGGCTGATCTTTCTTTAATGGCATTGGGTAATATGGTTACCAACATTTTACACAATAGCGCTAAAGATCAAGCTCAACGTGAACGTTTAGCCGAGGCTTTTGCTGCCACATTAAAAAATGCATTAAAATCTGCGAACTAA
- a CDS encoding IS30-like element ISApl1 family transposase, translating to MMSTSYRHLTINEREKIMILLAQGKKQAEIAKALGRSSSTISRELKRHALESYSATNAQNSYLKHRQNSKAQRKLEQPEYFNLVQEKFLTENWSPEQISARLKLEKSELSISYSTIYRGIYSGLFDIGERKASRKLRHKGKTRHTKNHHEKRGKIQISNHLNDRPISAQNRSRFGHWEADTVLGKAGGACLLTLTERKSRFELVKKIPAKKAEAVQKAMIELLDSHILRSITPDRGKEFAQHRLVTEALGVEFYFPEPHQPWTRGTNENTNGLLREYFPKHQDINQWSEVDIQQVINKLNLRPRKCLGWKTPYEVYFKKSLHLV from the coding sequence ATGATGAGTACTTCCTACCGACATCTTACAATAAACGAGCGAGAAAAGATAATGATTTTACTCGCACAGGGCAAAAAACAAGCAGAAATTGCCAAAGCACTGGGACGTAGCTCCAGCACCATTTCTCGCGAGCTGAAACGACACGCTCTAGAAAGCTACAGTGCAACGAACGCACAAAACAGCTATTTGAAGCATCGTCAAAATAGCAAAGCACAGCGCAAATTAGAGCAGCCTGAATATTTCAATTTGGTGCAAGAAAAGTTTCTGACAGAAAACTGGTCGCCCGAACAAATCAGCGCACGATTAAAATTGGAAAAATCTGAATTATCCATTAGTTATTCAACCATTTATCGTGGTATTTATTCAGGGTTGTTTGATATAGGCGAACGCAAAGCCAGTCGCAAACTGCGCCACAAAGGCAAAACACGGCATACAAAAAATCATCATGAAAAACGTGGCAAAATTCAGATATCCAACCATTTGAACGACCGTCCCATTTCGGCGCAAAATCGCAGTCGCTTTGGACATTGGGAAGCCGATACCGTACTGGGTAAAGCGGGTGGAGCTTGTTTGCTGACGCTGACGGAACGCAAAAGTCGTTTTGAGTTGGTGAAGAAAATTCCTGCCAAAAAAGCCGAAGCAGTCCAAAAAGCCATGATTGAATTGCTGGATTCACATATATTGCGGTCAATTACGCCAGACCGTGGTAAAGAATTTGCCCAACATCGTTTGGTAACAGAAGCACTGGGTGTAGAATTTTACTTCCCCGAGCCGCATCAACCGTGGACACGGGGAACGAATGAAAATACAAATGGGTTACTTCGTGAATACTTTCCGAAGCACCAAGACATCAATCAGTGGAGCGAAGTTGATATTCAACAGGTGATCAATAAACTGAATTTACGACCACGTAAATGTTTAGGTTGGAAAACACCTTATGAAGTTTACTTCAAAAAATCGTTGCACTTGGTTTGA
- a CDS encoding efflux RND transporter periplasmic adaptor subunit → MTTENQKPSRGRKFLIVLTLIIVLAVFLGTAGLQKFIEGKKAEAAANMPETVSQVTAMQVQPQSWTPTLSAVGYVRPNQGAMLSAEASGTVSRVLVRSGQRVNKGDLLVEFDSAVEVANLKASEAQLPAAKAAYDRYRNLVASNSASQAELDNAKATYNQLVANIESLRSTIGRRKVYAPFSGIAGIVNVNVGQYISTGTEIVRVEDQSSMKIRFTLPQTDIEKINVGQRVTVEIDALPGQTFSARIAAIDPAVDRLTGLINLEAVIEDSQNKLLSGMFARLSVELPTEESQVVVPQIVVTYTMYGETVYVLQPLSDEDKALVNKMAEQNPALKDTAKVYRAKQVEVKTADRNGVYAQLVKGVKVGDLVVTGGFQRLSNNALVIVSEQEAVGLTQPAKESKL, encoded by the coding sequence ATGACAACAGAAAATCAAAAGCCTTCTCGTGGGAGAAAGTTTTTAATTGTACTTACGTTGATTATTGTTCTTGCCGTATTTTTAGGTACAGCAGGATTACAAAAGTTTATTGAAGGGAAAAAAGCCGAAGCAGCAGCGAATATGCCGGAAACGGTTAGCCAAGTAACAGCAATGCAAGTGCAACCGCAAAGCTGGACACCGACGCTTTCTGCGGTAGGTTATGTTCGCCCGAATCAAGGTGCAATGCTGAGTGCTGAAGCATCAGGTACAGTAAGCCGAGTATTAGTGCGTTCAGGGCAACGTGTGAATAAAGGCGATTTATTAGTTGAATTTGATAGTGCAGTTGAAGTGGCTAACTTAAAAGCTTCTGAGGCACAATTACCTGCGGCAAAAGCAGCTTATGATCGTTATCGCAACCTTGTGGCATCAAATAGTGCTTCACAAGCAGAGTTAGATAATGCCAAAGCAACCTATAACCAATTAGTAGCAAATATCGAGTCGCTCCGTTCAACCATTGGTCGCCGTAAGGTTTATGCACCATTTAGTGGTATTGCCGGTATTGTGAATGTGAATGTTGGTCAATATATCTCAACAGGGACAGAGATTGTTCGAGTTGAAGACCAAAGCTCAATGAAAATCCGTTTCACATTACCTCAAACCGATATTGAGAAAATCAATGTAGGGCAACGTGTAACCGTTGAAATTGATGCTTTACCGGGGCAAACTTTCTCTGCTCGTATTGCGGCAATTGACCCCGCAGTAGATCGTTTAACCGGTTTAATCAATCTTGAAGCTGTTATAGAAGATAGTCAGAATAAATTGCTTTCAGGTATGTTTGCTCGTTTAAGTGTTGAATTACCTACAGAGGAAAGTCAAGTTGTGGTACCACAAATTGTCGTAACCTATACCATGTATGGTGAAACCGTTTATGTATTACAACCGCTTTCTGATGAAGATAAAGCTCTCGTGAATAAAATGGCGGAGCAAAACCCTGCTTTAAAAGATACGGCTAAAGTGTATCGTGCAAAACAAGTTGAAGTAAAAACAGCTGACCGAAATGGTGTTTATGCTCAATTAGTTAAAGGTGTTAAAGTCGGCGATTTAGTTGTAACCGGTGGATTCCAACGTTTAAGTAATAATGCTTTAGTGATTGTTTCTGAACAAGAAGCGGTAGGCTTAACCCAACCGGCTAAAGAGAGCAAATTATAA
- a CDS encoding efflux RND transporter permease subunit: MKFTDIFIKRPVLAVCISLLITILGLQSISKLQVREYPEMTVSVVTVSVNYSGADASLMQALVTSQIEEAVAQADNIDYVTSSSKPSTSTVTVKMKLNTNPQMALADISAKVNAIRSNLPSGIDDPSISVSSGSNDALMYIRFVSNELSTPQITDYINRVVKPQFFTVNGVSSVDIFGAANFGLRIWLDPDKMAGNNLSGAQVLSALSSNNLNTAAGNANGYYTVYKNKVESSTPSVEELENVTISTTSDGRIIKLKDVATVELDKYQDASRTVADGKEAVVLAVSAATTANSLTVAKNIYPVFELIQKNLPDSVSGQIMYDKTISINSSINEVIKTIFEATVIVLVVIVLFLGSLRAMVVPIITIPISLIGALFLLQMMGFSINLLTLLALVLAIGLVVDDAIVVLENVERHVKEGKSPFDAAIIGTREIAVPVISMTVALGAVYSPMALMEGVTGSLFKEFALTLAGAVFISGIAALTLSPMMSSRVLKEHNHDEESRFARCINGMLDKMTSCYTNMLRGVMSVRWFMLIFAVGVFATLPILLNSLSSEVAPTEDRGFVVGIGSGPANTNLDYTQAATAKFNEEVGKIPEVAAMMTISGFNGTNSALSIISLKDWSERTRERAAISADVAAIAKKVVPMDINAIAFPEISTGESGLPFSLVITTSDNYAKLADVAGDFLKKAQASGQFFFASLDLKFNTVTMKWKFDREKMGTYGVTMQQVSNTLGAYLSGAIITRVDIDSRAYPIVSQAVRNDRLNPDDLTKFYVTTATGESIPLSSFVTLELSTEPASLERMSQLNAATITGVVSGSIGDAVNWAKAELDKSLPQGYQYDFRSESRQYVQEGNAMVMTFALAVIIIYLVLAIQFESWRDPMVILVSVPLAVSGALLTMNVLGLMKNPGATLNIYSQVGLVTLVGLITKHGILMCEVAKEEQLNHGLSRFEAIVHAATIRLRPIMMTTAAMIAGLVPLLFASGPGAIARFSMGMVIIAGLGIGTMFTLFVLPVIYTFLGQEHKPLREFDEDKFEREKISKLVENID; the protein is encoded by the coding sequence ATGAAATTTACTGATATTTTTATTAAACGCCCTGTATTAGCCGTCTGTATTAGTTTGTTGATCACGATTTTAGGTCTGCAATCTATTAGTAAGCTACAAGTGCGTGAATATCCTGAAATGACGGTTTCAGTTGTAACCGTCAGCGTAAATTATTCGGGTGCAGATGCAAGTTTAATGCAGGCATTGGTGACTTCTCAGATTGAGGAAGCCGTAGCGCAAGCGGACAACATTGACTATGTAACGTCGTCAAGTAAGCCAAGTACTTCAACAGTTACGGTCAAGATGAAATTGAATACTAACCCACAAATGGCGTTAGCGGATATTTCAGCAAAAGTGAATGCAATCCGCTCTAACTTACCGAGTGGGATTGACGATCCGTCCATTAGCGTTTCGTCTGGTTCGAATGATGCGTTGATGTATATTCGTTTCGTATCAAATGAGTTAAGCACACCGCAAATTACCGATTACATTAACCGTGTAGTAAAACCGCAATTCTTTACGGTAAACGGTGTATCAAGTGTTGATATTTTTGGTGCGGCAAACTTTGGTCTGCGTATTTGGTTAGATCCTGACAAAATGGCAGGAAATAACTTATCCGGCGCACAGGTATTATCGGCACTTTCGTCAAATAACTTAAATACCGCGGCAGGTAATGCGAACGGCTACTATACTGTTTACAAAAATAAGGTGGAGTCAAGCACGCCTTCGGTTGAAGAGCTTGAAAACGTAACGATTTCAACGACTTCTGATGGACGTATCATCAAATTAAAAGATGTGGCAACCGTTGAATTAGATAAATATCAAGATGCTTCACGTACCGTAGCAGATGGTAAAGAAGCGGTTGTATTAGCAGTTTCTGCTGCAACTACGGCAAACTCATTAACCGTTGCTAAAAATATCTATCCAGTTTTTGAGTTGATCCAAAAGAATTTGCCTGACTCTGTTAGTGGGCAAATTATGTACGATAAAACCATTTCAATTAATAGCTCTATCAATGAGGTAATTAAAACCATCTTTGAAGCAACGGTTATCGTTTTAGTGGTTATCGTTCTGTTCTTAGGTTCGTTACGTGCTATGGTGGTGCCGATTATTACGATTCCTATTTCGTTAATCGGTGCACTGTTCTTATTACAAATGATGGGCTTCTCCATTAACCTCTTAACCTTACTGGCGTTAGTATTGGCTATCGGGCTTGTGGTGGATGATGCGATCGTTGTATTAGAAAACGTAGAACGTCACGTAAAAGAAGGTAAATCACCATTTGATGCAGCGATTATCGGTACACGTGAAATTGCTGTACCGGTTATTTCAATGACTGTTGCACTCGGTGCAGTATATTCCCCAATGGCATTGATGGAAGGGGTAACAGGTTCTTTATTTAAAGAGTTCGCCTTGACACTTGCCGGCGCAGTATTTATTTCAGGTATTGCGGCATTAACGCTTTCGCCGATGATGTCTAGCCGAGTATTAAAAGAGCATAATCATGATGAAGAAAGCCGTTTTGCTCGCTGTATCAATGGTATGCTGGATAAAATGACTTCTTGCTATACCAATATGCTACGAGGTGTGATGTCGGTACGCTGGTTTATGCTGATTTTTGCAGTGGGCGTATTTGCAACCTTACCTATTTTATTAAACTCACTTTCAAGCGAAGTTGCTCCAACGGAAGATCGTGGCTTCGTGGTGGGGATTGGCAGTGGTCCGGCAAATACAAACTTAGATTACACACAAGCTGCAACGGCAAAATTTAACGAAGAAGTAGGTAAGATTCCAGAAGTGGCTGCAATGATGACCATTTCGGGCTTTAATGGCACAAACAGTGCTTTATCGATTATCTCGTTAAAAGACTGGAGTGAGCGTACTCGTGAAAGAGCCGCTATTTCTGCTGATGTTGCAGCCATTGCGAAGAAAGTCGTGCCAATGGATATCAACGCAATCGCATTCCCTGAAATTTCAACAGGGGAAAGTGGTTTACCTTTCTCGTTAGTTATTACAACATCAGATAATTACGCAAAATTAGCCGATGTTGCCGGCGATTTCTTGAAAAAAGCGCAAGCATCAGGTCAATTCTTCTTTGCAAGTTTAGACCTAAAATTTAATACGGTTACAATGAAATGGAAATTTGACCGTGAAAAAATGGGAACCTATGGCGTAACCATGCAACAAGTGAGTAATACACTTGGGGCTTATTTGTCAGGTGCAATTATTACCCGTGTGGATATTGACTCTCGTGCTTATCCGATTGTGTCGCAAGCAGTGCGTAATGATCGATTAAATCCGGATGATTTAACCAAATTCTACGTAACTACAGCAACAGGCGAATCGATCCCGTTGAGTTCGTTTGTAACGTTAGAGTTATCAACAGAGCCGGCTTCACTTGAACGTATGAGCCAATTAAATGCGGCAACGATTACTGGGGTTGTATCAGGATCTATTGGTGATGCAGTAAACTGGGCGAAAGCAGAATTAGATAAATCATTACCTCAAGGTTATCAATATGATTTCCGTTCAGAATCACGTCAATACGTACAAGAAGGGAATGCGATGGTCATGACCTTTGCTTTAGCGGTAATCATTATCTACCTTGTATTAGCAATTCAGTTTGAATCTTGGCGTGATCCGATGGTAATTCTCGTTTCTGTACCATTAGCCGTAAGTGGGGCATTATTAACGATGAACGTACTTGGATTGATGAAAAACCCAGGGGCAACGCTCAATATCTACTCTCAAGTAGGTTTGGTGACATTGGTTGGTTTAATCACGAAACACGGTATTTTGATGTGTGAAGTGGCTAAAGAAGAACAGTTAAATCACGGGCTTTCTCGCTTCGAGGCGATTGTACATGCTGCAACGATTCGTTTACGTCCAATTATGATGACAACAGCCGCAATGATTGCAGGTCTTGTTCCATTACTGTTTGCTTCAGGTCCGGGCGCAATCGCACGCTTTAGTATGGGTATGGTTATTATTGCTGGGCTTGGTATTGGGACTATGTTTACCTTATTCGTATTACCGGTTATCTATACTTTCTTAGGTCAAGAACACAAACCACTCCGTGAGTTTGATGAAGACAAATTTGAAAGAGAGAAGATCAGTAAGTTGGTTGAAAATATCGACTAA
- the cdd gene encoding cytidine deaminase translates to MPTLKAIQQRLTQLAEQQNPIVQSVISQLTQQQFHARLEANFVASLCRQFNKTAVELALACLPIAACYAKTPVSHFYVGAIVIGQSGDFYFGANQEFEGESMAQTIHAEQSAISHAWLAGETALSDVIVNYTPCGHCRQFMNELNTANTLKIHLPHSQENALHTYLPDAFGPKDLHIEKVLFDKQSLAFVIEMDSSIDKVSRKAIEAAQQSYAPYSGSFSGVALLLANQQIVCGRYAENAAFNPSLPPLQLALNYQRMLGLADEKVLRAVMAEKSNTISHRSSTEAMVNTLLNLPLEYIAL, encoded by the coding sequence ATGCCGACTTTAAAAGCAATTCAACAGCGTTTAACGCAATTAGCGGAACAACAAAATCCTATTGTTCAATCCGTGATTTCACAATTAACACAACAGCAATTTCATGCCCGTTTAGAGGCGAATTTTGTGGCTTCATTGTGCCGGCAATTTAATAAAACCGCAGTGGAATTAGCATTGGCTTGTTTACCCATAGCGGCTTGTTATGCCAAAACGCCTGTTTCTCATTTTTATGTAGGTGCTATTGTTATTGGACAATCAGGGGATTTCTATTTTGGTGCTAACCAAGAATTTGAAGGCGAAAGCATGGCTCAAACCATTCATGCGGAGCAAAGTGCGATTTCCCATGCATGGTTGGCTGGTGAAACGGCTCTTTCAGATGTTATTGTCAATTATACGCCGTGTGGGCATTGCCGACAGTTTATGAATGAATTGAATACGGCAAATACCTTAAAAATTCATTTACCGCATAGTCAAGAAAATGCATTGCATACTTATTTGCCTGATGCATTTGGTCCGAAAGATTTACACATTGAGAAAGTGCTGTTTGATAAACAATCTCTCGCGTTTGTAATTGAAATGGATAGTTCAATAGATAAAGTGAGCCGAAAAGCGATTGAAGCAGCACAACAATCCTATGCACCTTATAGTGGCTCTTTTAGTGGCGTTGCATTGTTGTTGGCTAACCAGCAAATTGTTTGTGGACGCTATGCTGAAAACGCTGCATTTAACCCGAGTCTTCCTCCATTGCAGTTGGCATTGAATTACCAACGAATGTTAGGTTTAGCAGATGAAAAAGTTTTACGAGCTGTAATGGCGGAAAAGAGCAACACCATTAGCCATAGATCGAGCACAGAAGCTATGGTAAATACGTTATTAAATCTCCCACTAGAATATATTGCGCTGTAA
- the yedF gene encoding sulfurtransferase-like selenium metabolism protein YedF — translation MAFTVVQKLDKDPKEITPDYTLDTLGEPCPYPAIVMLETMPQLQKGEILELLSDCAQSINNIPVDTKNHGYTLLSVEQDGTKLRYLIQR, via the coding sequence ATGGCTTTTACCGTTGTACAAAAATTGGATAAAGATCCAAAAGAGATTACCCCAGATTACACACTCGATACCTTAGGCGAACCTTGCCCTTACCCTGCCATTGTAATGTTAGAAACCATGCCACAATTGCAAAAAGGCGAGATTTTAGAATTATTAAGTGATTGTGCTCAATCTATCAATAATATCCCCGTAGATACTAAAAATCACGGCTATACCTTATTAAGTGTAGAGCAAGACGGTACGAAATTACGTTATTTAATTCAACGCTAA
- the yedE gene encoding selenium metabolism membrane protein YedE/FdhT, whose amino-acid sequence MLEIWQQFKQNYLIKYWNPVAAVIAAGLLSAYYFGITGTYWAVTGEFTRWGGHALQALGIDVSEWSYYKIIGMNGTVFTRIDGVMILGMFAGCISAALWANNVKWRNQPHKRRIIQAVVGGILAGFGARLAMGCNLASLFTGIPQFSVHAWFFTIATAIGTYFGVKFTLLPMFRVKLELKKGAAKLQETDPKQATRRFRLGMVIFFAYFIASLYVMQSSVKFGFAMLCGLAFGLLIERAQICFTSAFRDLWVTGRAYMAKAIIFGIIVGTIGVFSYIQLGVAPKIMWAGPNAIIGGLLFGFGIVLAGGCETGWMYRSMEGQVHFMWVGVGNVIGSTLLAYLWDDLAPALALDYEKLNLLKEFGDVGGLLVNYTLLILCLIAVVWWEKRFLAKAKAKVAATSCCSN is encoded by the coding sequence ATGTTAGAGATTTGGCAACAATTCAAACAAAACTATCTCATCAAATATTGGAACCCTGTGGCAGCGGTGATCGCAGCCGGGTTACTTTCGGCTTACTATTTCGGTATTACTGGTACTTATTGGGCGGTGACCGGCGAATTTACCCGTTGGGGCGGTCATGCACTCCAAGCCTTAGGCATTGATGTGAGTGAATGGAGCTACTACAAAATCATTGGTATGAATGGTACGGTATTTACGCGTATTGATGGCGTGATGATTTTAGGGATGTTCGCAGGCTGTATTTCTGCAGCACTATGGGCAAATAATGTCAAATGGCGAAATCAACCGCATAAACGCCGTATTATACAAGCTGTTGTCGGTGGAATTCTTGCTGGTTTTGGCGCTCGTTTAGCGATGGGCTGTAATCTCGCCTCTCTATTTACAGGTATCCCTCAATTTTCCGTTCACGCATGGTTCTTTACCATTGCAACGGCAATCGGTACTTATTTCGGGGTGAAATTCACCCTACTTCCAATGTTCCGTGTGAAATTAGAATTGAAAAAAGGGGCTGCAAAACTACAAGAAACCGATCCTAAACAAGCCACTCGCCGTTTCCGCTTAGGTATGGTGATTTTCTTTGCTTACTTCATTGCCTCGCTTTATGTAATGCAGTCTTCGGTTAAATTTGGCTTTGCAATGTTATGTGGTTTAGCCTTTGGTCTTTTAATCGAACGAGCGCAAATCTGCTTTACCTCTGCTTTCCGTGACTTATGGGTAACAGGTCGTGCATATATGGCAAAAGCGATCATCTTCGGGATTATCGTTGGCACTATTGGTGTATTCTCTTATATCCAACTTGGCGTTGCTCCTAAAATTATGTGGGCTGGTCCAAATGCAATTATTGGTGGCTTATTATTCGGCTTCGGCATTGTTTTAGCAGGCGGTTGTGAAACAGGCTGGATGTATCGCTCAATGGAAGGACAGGTGCATTTTATGTGGGTTGGCGTTGGTAATGTGATTGGTTCCACCCTATTAGCTTACTTATGGGACGACCTTGCTCCAGCACTTGCCTTAGATTACGAAAAACTTAATTTACTCAAAGAATTTGGCGATGTAGGCGGTTTATTAGTGAATTACACTCTACTGATCCTATGTTTAATCGCGGTTGTTTGGTGGGAAAAACGTTTCCTAGCGAAAGCAAAAGCGAAAGTCGCAGCAACATCTTGCTGTTCAAACTAA